GTGGGCAGTCAGTAATATTTTGGCTGTTCAAAGCTTGCTTACTGCAATTTTAAATGTTTAACATAACTCAGGCATAATCAATTGGGTGGGCAACATAACATTTTGGGTGGGCAATGCCTAACCCCGCACCCCCCTAGAGCCAACCATGATCAATTCTAAAgaggagagctacagagagaacTCAAGAAAAAGTTGAATGAGTTTAATGTATGTATATGAAGCTGGGGGAATCTCTAGCCTGGCaacgtttgtgcccagtgggatggctCGCTGATACTGTGCAGTTTGAGTGCTGTCATGGAACTGCTCTTATAGTATGGTGTgatgaccctcccactctgtctgatgaactctttgtcctggctcttgttttccttaataggatgtcggtgggcaGAGCGAGGAGGGTCGTCAGCAAAATAAGACACACCTGGGCTCAGGTGTGTCCAGGGGATAAATACACCTTTCCCCATACATTAAAGACACTCCACACAGACACTGTTGTTTTTGGTTGTCGCATTTTGGGGCTTCtttgtgtttattttattttggcacctctcaacacccctcattatcaccaTCTATGCACACatccactcacttacactactgactacACACCCCATTACTTGTATAtagtttactttatttaataTGTTTGTTATTTCTTTATCTCTGCGTTGTCTTCCTCTTTGTTACGCGCTACGAGCCAGTTCGTAATAATGGTGACATCCTTAGTGgataaaaggttaaatacaaaCCAATAgcataataaaataaatactcTTCAGTGAATCGATTCAACCATCGTAAGACATACCACGGTGTATATTCCTAAGATGGCTGCAGACAGTACTGATCCATTCTCCATGCTCACTCATTAATATTAGGACGGCTGTCCACTGTGATTATTGCACACTGCACACATAAATTAGCAAAGAGGCCTCTCTTTGTGTGTTGCCATGAATATGAAATGCTGTTCACACAAAGCAGTCAATCACTCCACTGCATCGGTAAATTATGCAATTAATCCTTGAATGGGTCCCCGATAACCAGTCAAATGAAAGTCCTTGCATGAAATGTTGTTTGCCCTCGAAGTCTTGATTGGGAACATTTACGAAGGACTTAATTTCTTTAATTTACTAAAGGGATTGTTCTTATTTacatacagcgcattcggaaagtattccgaccccttgactttttccatattttgtaacgttacagcctcattctaaaattaaatcgttttttccccctcaatctacacacaataagcCATAGTCACAAAgcaatttgtttttttaaatatatatatattttttaaataagtaagtgtgtgtgtgtgtgtaatatatatatatatattactgctcaaaaatataaagggaacactaaaataacacatcctagatctgaatgaatgaaatattcttaatgAATACTTTTTtcattacatagttgaatgtgctgacaacaaaatcgcacaaaaattatcaatggaaatcaaatttatcaacccatggaggtctggatttggagtcacactcaaaattaaagtggaaaaccacactacaggctgatccaactttgatgtaatgtccttaaaacaagtcaaaattaggctcagtagtatgtgtggcctccatgtgcctgtatgacctccctacaacgcctgggcatgctcctgatgaggtggcggatggtctcctgagggatctcctcccagacctggactaaagcatccgccaactcctggacagtctgtggtacaatgtggcgttggtggatggagcgagacatgatgtgctcaattggattcaggtctggggaacgggtgggccagtccatagcatcaatgccttcctcttgcaggaactgctgacacactccagccacatgaggtctagcattgtcttgcattaggaggaacccagggccaaccgcaccagcatatggtctcacaaggggtatgaggatctcatctcggtacctaatggcagtcaggctacctctggcgagcacatggagggctgtgcggcccccccaaagaaatgccaccccacaccatgactgacccaccgccaaaccggtcatgctggaggatgttgcaggcagcagaacgttctccacggcgtctccagactctgtcacatgtgctcagtgtgaacctgctttcatctgtgaagagcacagggcaccagtggtgaatttgccaatcttggtgttctctggcaaatgccaaacgtcctgcacggtgttgggctgtaagcacaacccccacctgtggatgtcgggccctcataccaccctcatggagtatgtttctgaccgtttgagcagacacatgcggcctgctggaggtcattttgcagggctctggcagtgctcctccttgcacaaaggcggaggtagcggtcctgctgctgggttgttgtcctcttacggcctcctccacatctcctgatgtactggcctgtctcctggtagcgcctccatgctctggacactacgctgacagacacagcaaaccttcttgccacagctcgcattgttgtgccatcctggatgagctgcactacctgagccacttgtgtgggttgtagactccatctcatgctaccactagagtgaccaaaacatcagccaggaagcataggaactgagaagtggtctgtggtccccacctgcagaaccactcctttattgggggtgtcttgctaattgcctataatttccacctgttgtctattccatttgcacaacagcatgtgaaatgtattgtcaatcagtgttgcttcctaagtggacagtttgatttcacagaagtgtgattgacttggagttacattgtgttgtttaagtgttcccttaatttttttgagcagtgtatatatattgtacATTGTACAAttttttatatgtatatatacatacatacagtggggcaaaaaagtatttagtcagccaccaattgtgcaagttctcccacttaaaaagatgagaggcctgtaattttcatcataggtacacttcaactatgacagacaaaatgagaaaaaaaatcctgaaaatcacattgtactatttttttatgaatttatttgcaaattatggtggaaaataggtatttggtcacctacaaacaagcaagatttctggctctcacagacctgtaacttcttctttaagaggatcctctgtcctccactcgttacctgtattaatggcacctgtttgaacttgttatcagtataaaagacacctgtccacaacctcaaatagtcacactccaaactccactatggccaagaccaaagagctgtcaaagaacaCCAAAAAAcataattgtagacctgcaccaggctgggaagactgaatctgcaataggtaagcagcttggtttgaagaaatcaactgtgggatcaattattaggaaatggaagacatacaagaccactgataatctccctcgatctggggctccatctcaccccgtggggtcaaaatgatcacaagaacggtaagcaaaaatcccagaaccacacggggggacctagggaatgacctgcagagagctgggaccaaagtaacaaagcctaccatcagcaagggcattgaagatgaaacgtggctgggtctttcagcatgacaatgatcccaaacacaccgcccgggcaacgaaggagtggcttcgtaagaagcatttcaaggtcctggagtggcctagccagtctccagatctcaaccccatagaaattctttggagggagttgaaagtccgtgttgcccagcaacagccccaaaacatcactgctctagaggagatctgcatgaatgggccaaaataccagcaacagtgtgtgaaaaccttgtgaagacttacagaaaacgtttgacctctgtcattgccaacaaagggtatataaagtattgagaaacttttgttattgaccaaatacttattttccaccataatttgcaaataaattcattaaaaatcctacaatgcgattttctggatttttttttctcattttgtctgtcatagttgaagtgtacctatgataaattacaggcctctcatcttaagtgggagaacttgcacaattggtggctgactaaatacttttttgccccactgtatgtgtatatatatatatatatatatgaaatatcacatttacttaagtattcaggccctttactcagtactttgctaaagcacctttggcagtgattacagactcgagtcttcttggggatgacgctacaggcttggcaaacctgtatttggggagtttctcccattcttctctgcagatcctctcaagctgtcaggtcggatggggagcgtcgctgcacagttattttcagttctctccagagatgttcgatcgggttcaagtccggactctgtctgggccactcaaggacattcagatatttgttctgaagccattcctacgttgtcttggctgtgtgcttagggtctttgtcctgttggaaggtgaaccttcgccccagtctgaggttctgagcactctggagaaggttttcatcagcgatatctctctgtagctctctgtactttgcgctgtttatctttccctccatcctgactagtctcccattctctgcccctgaaaaacatccccacagcatgatgctgccaccaccatgcttcaccggagGGATGGtgttggccaggtgatgagcagtgccgagtttcctccagacgtgatgcttgacatttaggccaaatagttcaatcttggtttcatcagaccagagaatcttgtttctcatggtctgagagtccttttggtgccttttggcaaactcaaagcggtctgccatgtgccttttactgaggagtgtcttctgtctggccgctctaccataaagacctgattggtggaggggtGTAAACATGgtagtccttctggaaggttctcccatccccacagaggaactctggagctctgtcagagtgaccaaggcccttctcccccgatttctcagtttggccgggcggccggCTCTAGgtagaatcttggtggttccaaacttcttacatttaagaaggatggaggccactgtattcttggggaccttcaatgctgcagacactttttggtacccttccccagatctgtgcctcgacacaatccggtctcaagggctctacagacaattccttcgacctcatggcttggtttatgctctgaaatgcactgtcaactgtgggaccttatatagacaggtgtgtgcatttccaaatcatgtccaatcaattgaatttaccacaggtggactccaagttgtaaaaacatctcaaggatgatcaatggaaacaggatgcacctgagctcaattttgagtctcatagcaaagggtctgaataattatgtaaacaaggtatttctattttgaatacattttcaaaaatgtctaacaacctgttttcgctttgccattgtggggtattgtgtgtagattgatgagtaaaaatgGTACTccttattttaatacattttagaatgaggctgtaacataaaatgtggaaaagggcaaggggtctgaatactttccagaaTGCAAATACAATTTCCTGTCTGTCACTTTAAAGGTCTGCTTATCTGAATTCTTCCAGATCGGCTTTTAGTCCCAGCCGGAGGTATGTGTAAATGTGCTAATATCTGTATAATTTCATCAGCCTTCCAGGCCCAAATATCATCAACAGAGAGATGGCATAAATTCAACAGCTTGGTAAATGTTTGTCATGTGAGGACAAGGTACTAAAATGtcagatttattttttaaaagctCATTGTTGATACAATCCTCCGTTTTGATATAGCCAGAACTGTAACATGATATTGAGATCACATTGATATACAAAATGGAGGCCATCCTAAAATCACCATCATGCTGGAATGTCTATATTGGACCAGGCTACACCAACAGCCTGATGACTCAATGATCAAAACGTTAAAGGTAGCTTATATGTGCGTCCATCATCATTCCTCTGATTCCAACACAGGATCAGTGGTAGGCTAAGAAGATCAGTAGACCAAAGCTAGACAGATCTACTTCCAAACTTCACAGAGGAGATGGAGATATTCTCAGCAGGTGCTGCTTCATGTTGTTCTCAGCACGTTCACAACACTGTTCTATTATCACGGTTTTCTCTAACACTGAGAAATGGTTTCAACTCTTATCCAATTTGATTCATTTTGTGTTAAGCATTCAGCAATGGCTTCAATGTTCGCTAATTTGAAAGGTAGTAACATCATCTCACATGGATAGAAACTCAAGACATTTACCTGCCTTACACACCCCATAGTTTTAGTTTATGTCTgaaaactataggctatataggaAAGTATTGGATTATTCAAGGTTATTAGGACGAGTCAAATTCATTTAAGTACCTTTCTTTTGCCTACAAAAGGAATgacacaaaatatttaaaaaaatgtatttgcaaatgGTTTATACCACCAGTCAGGTGCTCAGCAGTTTTCCAGCAGGTTGTCATTCATATAGTCACATCTGTTAGTTTCCAGTAGCCTACATTTGGCAATGGTAATTAACAGACCCATTATTAAACCTGTATGTGCTCCATAACTCATCCACCAAACCAGCCTGGATTCTGTTCACATCAACCCAAATAATTGATACATCCCCTCACACATGGTGCATCATTACCATACTTCTGAAGTTTGTGAGTAAAGAAAAATGTGTATGTGCATCGTAATTGAATTAACATTATATCCAGAGTTTGAGACAAGTGTAAGACGTCATATACggcaaataataaataaaacaggTAGCTAGGTATACAGTGAATGCAGTAGGTAagtatatgtaaaaaaaaataaaaaataaaaaatggagtGAGTCAACTGGTTGTCCACTGAGCGAGGCCCGCCTCCATTGAGTGTTTAGTTAGTAGCCTAGTTGTGGTTCACTTCCACCAGAAGGTCTTTGTTATTCCCACCAGGTGTCCATCTTCCGTACCCTCACCCTCTGCTTGTAATGGTACTCCTTCAGGTGTTTCTTCAGGGTGTTGGGGATGGGCAGCACGTTGATGCCGTCGTAGGTGGTGCGGCTGCTGATCACCGCCCTGCACACGTGCTGCAGGCTGAAGGGCAGGGTGCGGTGGATGGGGTTGGACAGCAGAGGCTCGAAGAACATGCAGGAGTTGGGGTCCTTGTAGTGCTCCAGCAGCCCTGTGACGGTGGGCGCGTGGAACACACTTGGGTCGTGCACGTCGAAGCTGAAGTTGTGGTTCCACTGCTCGATGCGGGCGTGCAGCGAGCGGCCATAGCGGCGGAAGCTGACGGAGAAGAGGTAGTCTTCCTGGGCTGAGTCGCGGAGGAGGAAGGTGCCCTCTGGTTTGCCCTCCAGCAGAGTCTCGGCCTCATAGCGGTCCATCACACCCCAGTAGCAGGGTAGGTTAGTGATCTGCAACAGGTCAGGCACCAGACAGTGGATGTAGTCGATCTGGGTGTGGATGCGATAGCCATCCTGAGTAGGGGGACCCTCAGCCTGGGGGACGGCAGCTCTGGTTGGCTGGACGCTGGCTGTGACCTGAGGGTCATCCACGGGGTCAGGGACAGAAGCAGCCTCACAGACAGGGACCAAGGCAGATGCAGAGGCAGAAGAGGAGGCAGCCACAGCCACTGCCTCATCCAGAGTGTccagacagctctgcagcaggagctggtgctgctgctgcctctggaGAAGCAGCTGCTGTTGCTGGTGAATGGTAGCCCTGTCGTCCCCTGCAAGCTCATTCATACCATGGGCCAGTTTGGGCCCCAGCTTGTACAGCGGGTTGATCTGGGCCGTCACCTCAAACGTGTGGATCTCTGCGTTGGGAGGTGGCTCTACGCCTTGCTCAATGCTGATGCGCCTGCGCTCTCGTAACCGGTCATCCACATCCTCCACCACGGCGGCCATGTTTGAGGCAGAGGCACTAGTGCTGACCACCAAGGTGTCCACTATAGGAGGTGTGGAGATGGGGGCTGTGTGCTGCTTGATGAGGTACCACTTCTGAGCCAGCTCGGTGCCTGCAGCGAAGGGACAGTCGTCCAACATGAGTTCACTAAGGTGGATCTTGCGGCGTGAGGAGGCAGCAGCTGCAGCTTGTGGCATGAAGACCTGCTGAGTGGAACTGGACAATGATGGAGTGTTGGTCTTTATGGGGAAACACTGCCCCATGGCATCCTGAATCTTTTGGCGGAGTGTGCGACTGCCAGCTGCCCCCCTGCCCTCAGCCTCACTGGCTGGTGGCTCAAGTGTCCCCTGTGCCAGCCTGGCTGTCCCCCTGTCCTGGCTGAGTGAAGTGACCCCCTCCTGGCCCTGCCATCTCCTGCCCTCtttcaggggagaggaggagcagcGATCCCTGGGCTCTAGACCAGTCAGCAGATCCCCATACTCAAACCCATCGCTGACAGGCCGCTCCGCAGCTTGCTGCTCACGGGACGTATGGCCTTTTTTCTTTCCTCTTCCACtggcatctcttctctcctcagacCGGCTCTGTCTCACCTTGGGACGGGCGCCCCGCTCCCTGTCTTTCCCACGATCGCCTGACTCCTTCGGTTGAGACATGTCAGGTTAATTACGGGCTGGAATAATGGTAGTTGCAGTCGGGTCAGCTGCAGGGAAAATGTGACTGGTGATTTGTGGCTGCAGTCAGTTCTCAGAAGCAAGCCCTCCCATTCAGAATCTTTCCAACGACTGTCAATAACATGTCCCATGCATCACTGTCAGTCACTTGGGGCTACAAGATAAACAAAAAAAGAGTTTCTCTTAGCTGTAGCAATTAGGAGCAAAC
Above is a window of Oncorhynchus kisutch isolate 150728-3 linkage group LG18, Okis_V2, whole genome shotgun sequence DNA encoding:
- the LOC109909142 gene encoding suppressor of cytokine signaling 5 codes for the protein MSQPKESGDRGKDRERGARPKVRQSRSEERRDASGRGKKKGHTSREQQAAERPVSDGFEYGDLLTGLEPRDRCSSSPLKEGRRWQGQEGVTSLSQDRGTARLAQGTLEPPASEAEGRGAAGSRTLRQKIQDAMGQCFPIKTNTPSLSSSTQQVFMPQAAAAASSRRKIHLSELMLDDCPFAAGTELAQKWYLIKQHTAPISTPPIVDTLVVSTSASASNMAAVVEDVDDRLRERRRISIEQGVEPPPNAEIHTFEVTAQINPLYKLGPKLAHGMNELAGDDRATIHQQQQLLLQRQQQHQLLLQSCLDTLDEAVAVAASSSASASALVPVCEAASVPDPVDDPQVTASVQPTRAAVPQAEGPPTQDGYRIHTQIDYIHCLVPDLLQITNLPCYWGVMDRYEAETLLEGKPEGTFLLRDSAQEDYLFSVSFRRYGRSLHARIEQWNHNFSFDVHDPSVFHAPTVTGLLEHYKDPNSCMFFEPLLSNPIHRTLPFSLQHVCRAVISSRTTYDGINVLPIPNTLKKHLKEYHYKQRVRVRKMDTWWE